The proteins below are encoded in one region of Haladaptatus sp. R4:
- a CDS encoding CAP domain-containing protein: MRTRSLVPLCLVLLIVLFSGAYVAGYHVPGERTLDTARGVQVVDVPHDQPKRLTDPNRTQFRRWVEFYVHRGINERRAEHGLAPLEFDGALRDIARNHSADMGKEGYFAHVSPSGADPNDRYRRAEYYCIRGAGENIAYTYFDRRVRTDNGTVVRYRTAKELARGIVSQWMHSPEHRKNLLSENWEREGLGVYYTRDGRIYATEDFC, encoded by the coding sequence ATGCGTACGCGCTCGCTCGTCCCGCTTTGCTTGGTCCTCCTCATCGTACTGTTCTCCGGGGCATACGTCGCTGGCTACCACGTCCCCGGCGAACGGACGCTCGATACGGCCCGCGGAGTACAGGTGGTGGACGTTCCACACGACCAGCCGAAACGGCTGACCGACCCGAACCGGACGCAGTTTCGCCGCTGGGTGGAGTTTTACGTCCATCGCGGTATCAACGAACGGCGAGCGGAACACGGACTCGCCCCGCTCGAATTCGACGGTGCGCTCCGCGACATCGCGAGAAATCACAGTGCCGATATGGGGAAAGAAGGATACTTCGCGCACGTGTCACCGTCAGGTGCCGACCCAAATGACCGGTATCGGCGGGCAGAGTACTACTGCATTCGGGGTGCGGGGGAAAACATCGCGTACACCTACTTCGACCGACGGGTTCGAACCGACAACGGGACCGTGGTGCGATATCGGACGGCGAAAGAACTCGCTCGGGGAATCGTTTCACAGTGGATGCACTCGCCGGAACACCGAAAGAACCTACTCTCCGAGAATTGGGAGCGAGAAGGCCTGGGAGTCTATTATACTCGGGATGGAAGAATATATGCAACAGAAGACTTCTGCTAA
- a CDS encoding quinone-dependent dihydroorotate dehydrogenase, translating into MNGYDVVKPLLFQLPAERAHGTVHTLLRTVQGTPAERLLGMYYRVTDPRLTVDAFGQTFPNPVGIAAGFDKNAEIPSALASLGFGHVEIGGVTADAQPGNPKPRMFRLREDEGIINRMGFNNHGADRIGARMAMQSLPDVPVGANIGKSKTTPLETAEEDYLYSYERVSSHADYFVVNVSSPNTPGLRELQNRENLERILMTLQDAGASPLLVKLSPDLPEPAIADALDLVTELGLDGVIATNTTTDRPETLRSEYRDEDGGLSGMPIQTRATEMVRFAAERVDVPIIGVGGIFTAEDAYEKIRAGAHVVQLYTGLIYQGPSIARDINEGLLELLERDGYDGIEDAIGADLS; encoded by the coding sequence ATGAACGGATACGACGTCGTTAAACCACTTTTATTCCAGTTGCCAGCAGAGCGTGCTCACGGCACGGTTCACACGCTCTTGAGAACGGTGCAGGGGACACCGGCCGAGCGATTGCTCGGGATGTACTACCGGGTCACCGACCCCCGTCTGACGGTCGACGCGTTCGGCCAGACGTTTCCCAACCCGGTCGGTATCGCTGCCGGGTTCGATAAGAACGCGGAAATTCCCTCCGCATTGGCGAGCCTCGGGTTCGGACACGTGGAGATTGGGGGTGTGACTGCGGACGCCCAACCGGGCAACCCGAAACCGCGAATGTTCCGACTCCGCGAGGACGAAGGCATCATCAACCGAATGGGGTTCAACAACCACGGGGCCGACAGAATCGGTGCGCGCATGGCAATGCAGTCGCTCCCGGACGTTCCCGTGGGAGCGAACATCGGGAAGTCGAAGACGACACCATTGGAGACGGCAGAGGAGGACTATCTGTACAGCTACGAGCGCGTCTCCTCGCACGCCGACTACTTCGTCGTGAACGTCTCCAGTCCGAACACGCCCGGTCTACGTGAACTTCAGAACCGCGAGAACCTCGAACGGATCTTGATGACGCTACAGGATGCAGGCGCGAGTCCGTTACTCGTGAAGCTCTCGCCGGACCTGCCGGAGCCAGCGATAGCGGACGCACTCGACCTCGTGACGGAACTCGGGTTGGATGGCGTCATCGCCACGAACACGACGACCGACCGTCCCGAAACGCTCCGCAGCGAATACCGCGACGAAGATGGCGGGCTATCGGGAATGCCGATCCAAACGCGTGCAACGGAGATGGTTCGATTCGCCGCCGAACGGGTTGACGTTCCGATCATCGGCGTGGGGGGAATCTTCACCGCCGAGGACGCGTACGAGAAGATTCGTGCAGGTGCCCACGTCGTCCAGTTGTACACCGGTCTCATCTATCAAGGGCCGTCGATTGCCCGGGATATCAACGAAGGACTGCTGGAGCTTCTCGAACGGGACGGCTACGACGGTATCGAGGACGCCATCGGAGCGGACCTTTCGTAG
- a CDS encoding endonuclease NucS domain-containing protein produces the protein MTDTIRVFAGDCTITTDGDTHGQRRGEVVAILKPDDTLLVHDVDGYQPVEWLTRAETAHASLDGDSFTLVAATDDHRVRVDCHACHGISRYPGSVAGIPVGACPHCDGTLTRAKGTVSCLGCREEYPIPRRASIGTETCDCGLPTMHVERGAEFELCIDRDCGTVFEAVRRRFHREWDCPDCGADMRILNKGSIIAGCDRYPDCEVGFGIPNGMIVDSCDCGLPVFRTSTGRRCLNTDCEMFEDGRSEG, from the coding sequence ATGACAGACACGATTCGCGTGTTCGCCGGTGACTGTACGATTACGACGGACGGCGACACCCACGGCCAGCGGCGCGGCGAAGTCGTCGCCATCCTCAAACCCGACGACACCCTCCTCGTCCACGACGTGGACGGCTATCAACCGGTCGAATGGCTCACCCGCGCGGAAACCGCCCACGCCTCGCTCGACGGAGATTCGTTCACCCTCGTCGCGGCGACGGACGATCATCGCGTTCGCGTCGATTGTCACGCCTGTCACGGGATTTCCCGCTATCCGGGCTCAGTCGCCGGGATTCCCGTCGGTGCCTGCCCACACTGCGACGGCACGCTCACGCGGGCCAAGGGAACGGTTTCCTGTCTCGGCTGTCGCGAGGAGTATCCGATTCCGCGTCGGGCCAGTATCGGAACGGAAACGTGTGACTGCGGCCTACCGACCATGCACGTCGAACGCGGAGCGGAATTCGAACTCTGCATCGACCGCGATTGCGGCACCGTTTTCGAGGCCGTGCGGCGACGATTCCACCGGGAATGGGACTGTCCCGACTGCGGAGCCGACATGCGAATTCTGAACAAGGGAAGCATCATCGCGGGATGCGACCGCTATCCCGACTGCGAGGTCGGGTTCGGAATTCCGAACGGGATGATCGTGGATTCGTGTGACTGTGGCCTTCCCGTGTTCCGAACCTCGACAGGTCGTCGGTGTTTGAACACCGATTGCGAGATGTTCGAGGACGGCCGTTCGGAGGGCTGA
- a CDS encoding trans-aconitate 2-methyltransferase has product MMDWERFYDRANYDRCAYIGGGRMADLVERFFEREGTPENFASVGCGPAVVPFLLAERHPDIDVYGFDISETVVRDNAEKATEEGLENLHFAVDSLPNLETDQKFDVVYCVATLYFVDEPRRAIENLYSHVRSGGHLVLNYPNEQSRRTFDREFEGRKRESFELVLSGANIISEDVVRDVTGAETRSYWELIDAEDEEFVDSATPCVVVEK; this is encoded by the coding sequence ATGATGGACTGGGAGCGGTTCTACGACAGGGCGAACTACGACCGCTGTGCCTACATCGGCGGCGGGCGGATGGCAGATCTCGTGGAGCGATTTTTCGAACGGGAGGGCACGCCCGAGAACTTCGCGTCGGTTGGCTGTGGACCGGCGGTCGTCCCGTTCCTCCTCGCCGAGCGCCACCCCGACATCGACGTGTACGGGTTCGACATCTCGGAGACCGTGGTTCGGGACAACGCCGAGAAAGCGACGGAAGAAGGATTGGAGAACCTTCACTTCGCCGTGGATTCGCTTCCGAACCTCGAAACGGACCAGAAATTCGACGTGGTGTACTGCGTCGCCACGCTCTATTTCGTGGACGAACCGCGCCGAGCAATCGAGAACCTGTACTCACACGTTCGATCGGGAGGTCACCTCGTTTTGAACTATCCGAACGAACAGAGCAGGAGAACGTTCGATAGGGAGTTCGAGGGACGCAAACGGGAATCGTTCGAACTCGTCTTGAGCGGCGCGAACATCATTAGCGAGGACGTCGTTCGGGACGTAACTGGCGCGGAAACGCGGAGCTACTGGGAACTGATAGACGCCGAGGACGAGGAGTTCGTCGATTCGGCGACTCCGTGTGTCGTCGTCGAGAAGTGA
- a CDS encoding GNAT family N-acetyltransferase: MNYEFRPITVDDVRAIVSWHYDPPYDFYDMGSEPEDLALFTNPTNWDGKYAVFGADDERVGFFSFEFSDGTLEIGLGMCPHLTGRGNGRSFVEAGLAFARKEYDPEEFSLAVATFNDRAISVYEKVGFERVEVFVQETNGGEYEFLELRRDA, translated from the coding sequence ATGAACTACGAATTTCGGCCTATCACAGTGGACGATGTGCGCGCCATCGTCTCGTGGCACTACGACCCGCCGTACGATTTCTACGACATGGGGAGCGAACCCGAGGATTTGGCGCTGTTCACGAATCCGACTAACTGGGACGGCAAGTACGCGGTGTTCGGCGCGGATGACGAACGCGTCGGCTTCTTCTCGTTCGAATTCTCGGATGGCACGCTCGAAATAGGGCTCGGAATGTGTCCCCACCTCACTGGACGAGGCAACGGACGGTCGTTCGTCGAAGCCGGGTTGGCGTTCGCTCGGAAGGAGTACGACCCCGAGGAGTTCTCCCTCGCCGTTGCGACGTTCAACGACCGCGCGATTTCCGTCTACGAGAAGGTTGGATTCGAGCGCGTCGAGGTGTTCGTACAGGAAACCAACGGTGGGGAGTACGAGTTTCTCGAACTGCGGCGTGATGCCTGA
- a CDS encoding tryptophan--tRNA ligase, translating to MTRDDSSETGGLLPDGGTATGEDDVVLDPWGSATVSDYRKLFEEFGIEEFDDVLPAVPDPHYLMRRSVIFGDRGYRRVAEAMQNGEPFAALSGFMPTGDPHIGHKLVFDELIWHQQQGGDTYGLIADLEAHSARGLSWEEIDEHSRDYLLSLIALGFDAETGTLYRQSENRELQDLAFELGSKANFSEFQSIYGFDGETNVSHVQSVVTQMADILYPQLDEPKPTVIPVGPDQDPHVRLARDLAVRMRYFKVSEAYASFETASQEEQLLLRWVYGNLAESAHSQEIDINALRCDLAAELLSEYRTLSPNLGEDFPHGANAELSDESVDGLFVKEKFYDETGDIRLPDPTIEGVFDDVLAVETFPPKEISLDTYDELIEKLRNSGKEPLQSRRRFSNREGTEEAFEALIEAIPGEKRVYESHIDSFDLDKSEAEELARKIEIENDGYGFIMPSSIYHRFMTGLTGGKMSSSVPASHISLLDDPEDGYDKVKSATTGGRETAEKQRELGGKADECPVYELYAYLLAGDDDEFTKEVYDECVSGERLCGDCKEQAAQLMKEFLEDHQEKREEAEELLDGLDIELESSRR from the coding sequence ATGACACGAGACGATTCATCCGAAACAGGCGGACTCCTGCCCGACGGTGGTACCGCAACGGGGGAGGACGACGTTGTCCTCGACCCGTGGGGGTCGGCGACGGTGTCCGACTACCGCAAACTGTTCGAGGAGTTCGGCATCGAGGAGTTCGACGACGTCCTCCCGGCGGTTCCTGACCCACACTACCTGATGCGCCGGAGCGTCATCTTCGGCGACCGTGGCTACCGCCGCGTGGCCGAGGCGATGCAGAACGGCGAACCGTTCGCCGCGCTGTCGGGGTTCATGCCGACCGGCGACCCGCACATCGGACACAAACTGGTGTTCGACGAACTCATCTGGCATCAACAGCAGGGCGGGGACACCTACGGCCTCATCGCGGACCTCGAAGCCCACAGCGCCCGTGGCCTCTCGTGGGAGGAAATCGACGAGCATTCGCGGGATTACCTGCTATCGCTTATCGCCCTCGGGTTCGACGCTGAGACGGGGACGCTCTACCGCCAGTCCGAGAACCGCGAACTCCAAGACCTCGCGTTCGAACTAGGGTCGAAAGCGAACTTTTCCGAATTTCAGTCCATCTACGGCTTCGACGGCGAAACCAACGTCTCGCACGTCCAGAGCGTCGTCACACAGATGGCGGACATCCTCTACCCGCAACTCGACGAACCGAAACCGACCGTCATTCCGGTCGGTCCGGACCAGGACCCGCACGTCAGGTTGGCCCGCGACCTGGCGGTTCGAATGCGCTACTTCAAAGTATCTGAGGCATACGCAAGTTTCGAGACAGCTTCTCAGGAGGAGCAGTTGCTGTTAAGATGGGTGTATGGTAATCTTGCCGAATCCGCCCACTCTCAAGAGATTGATATCAATGCTCTCAGATGCGATCTAGCAGCCGAATTACTGTCCGAATATCGTACACTCTCTCCGAATCTTGGGGAGGATTTCCCCCATGGGGCGAACGCGGAACTGTCTGATGAGAGCGTCGATGGATTGTTCGTAAAAGAGAAATTCTACGACGAAACCGGAGATATCCGTCTCCCCGACCCTACCATCGAGGGAGTGTTCGATGACGTTCTTGCTGTCGAAACGTTCCCGCCTAAAGAAATATCATTAGACACATATGATGAGTTGATCGAAAAACTACGAAACTCCGGCAAAGAACCACTTCAGTCCCGTCGTCGATTCTCGAATCGCGAGGGGACTGAAGAGGCATTCGAAGCTCTTATCGAAGCTATTCCTGGCGAGAAACGCGTATATGAGTCCCACATCGATTCATTCGACTTAGATAAAAGTGAAGCCGAGGAACTCGCCAGGAAGATAGAGATCGAGAACGACGGCTACGGCTTCATCATGCCCTCGTCGATCTACCACCGGTTCATGACCGGCCTGACGGGCGGCAAGATGTCCTCGTCGGTTCCGGCCAGCCACATCAGCCTGCTCGACGACCCCGAGGACGGCTACGACAAGGTAAAATCCGCGACGACGGGCGGCCGCGAAACCGCCGAAAAACAGCGCGAATTGGGCGGAAAGGCCGACGAATGTCCGGTGTACGAACTGTACGCCTACCTCCTCGCGGGTGACGACGACGAGTTCACGAAGGAGGTCTACGACGAGTGCGTCTCCGGCGAGCGCCTCTGTGGCGACTGCAAGGAACAGGCCGCTCAACTCATGAAGGAGTTCCTGGAAGACCACCAGGAAAAACGCGAGGAGGCGGAAGAACTGCTGGACGGTTTGGACATCGAGTTGGAATCGTCGCGTCGATAA
- a CDS encoding Rid family detoxifying hydrolase — translation MKRIISTQDAPEAVGAYSQATTNGDILFTAGQIPMTPDGELLADEDISVQTRQSLENVKGILEEEGLNMQDVLKVTVFMDDIEDFDEMNESYQEYFQDNPPARSAVEVANLPKGVGVEIEAIASTE, via the coding sequence ATGAAACGAATCATCAGCACGCAGGACGCTCCCGAGGCGGTTGGCGCGTACAGTCAGGCGACGACGAACGGTGACATTCTCTTCACCGCAGGCCAGATTCCGATGACGCCCGACGGCGAACTCCTCGCCGACGAGGACATCTCGGTGCAGACGCGCCAGAGCCTGGAGAACGTCAAAGGCATTCTCGAAGAGGAAGGGCTGAACATGCAGGACGTGCTGAAAGTGACCGTCTTCATGGACGACATCGAGGACTTCGACGAGATGAACGAATCCTACCAGGAGTACTTCCAGGACAACCCACCGGCCCGTAGCGCCGTCGAAGTGGCGAACCTGCCGAAAGGCGTCGGCGTCGAAATCGAGGCCATCGCCAGCACCGAGTAA
- the endA gene encoding tRNA-intron lyase has product MDGSLRDDEVRVGGDARQRYYDSRGYGRPLSGNEVAFSRVEAAHLLLRGDLDSVDGNGFQEFLQESTGNGFAARFLVYANLRERGFYLSPDREGWVSNPHPSSDFVVYPRGSGPWDDEVSHRIRVASERDPIPVAELGDVVLAIVDEESEITYFETDRIEIEGTTDHDVPTDLSGSIVGDRVLVWDAPDELHGKAFYGQQMGGRDATGILQLSLVEAAHLVAEGNLEIGGTYDDIVVRGEEVEGERFDRRLLVYRTLREQGVVPKTGFKFGADFRTYADVVSVDDLGHSEYLIRVLKDDYEFVPRDLALDVRLAHGVRKQMIFALIAENERIDTWLSVTRLTP; this is encoded by the coding sequence ATGGATGGAAGCCTACGCGACGACGAAGTCCGTGTCGGCGGCGACGCCCGCCAGCGGTACTACGATTCGCGGGGATACGGTCGCCCACTCAGTGGCAACGAGGTAGCGTTTTCACGCGTCGAAGCCGCCCACCTCCTGCTTCGCGGCGACCTCGACTCGGTCGATGGTAACGGATTTCAGGAATTTTTACAGGAATCGACTGGCAACGGATTCGCGGCCCGGTTCCTCGTCTACGCAAACCTCAGGGAGCGCGGATTCTACCTCTCGCCGGACCGGGAGGGATGGGTTTCGAACCCACACCCGTCGTCGGATTTCGTCGTCTACCCGCGCGGGAGCGGCCCGTGGGACGACGAGGTGTCACACCGGATTCGGGTCGCGAGCGAGCGCGATCCGATTCCCGTCGCGGAGCTAGGCGACGTGGTCCTCGCGATTGTGGACGAGGAGAGCGAAATCACTTACTTCGAGACCGATCGCATCGAGATCGAGGGGACGACGGATCACGACGTTCCGACCGACCTTTCCGGGTCGATTGTCGGCGACCGCGTGCTGGTGTGGGACGCTCCCGACGAACTCCACGGTAAGGCGTTTTACGGCCAGCAGATGGGTGGACGCGATGCGACCGGGATTCTACAGTTGTCTCTCGTGGAGGCGGCCCATCTCGTCGCAGAGGGTAATCTCGAAATCGGGGGAACGTACGACGACATCGTCGTGCGAGGCGAGGAGGTCGAAGGCGAGCGGTTCGACCGCCGCTTGCTGGTGTATCGAACCCTTCGGGAACAGGGAGTGGTCCCGAAGACGGGATTCAAGTTCGGTGCGGATTTCCGGACCTACGCCGACGTGGTGTCGGTGGACGACCTCGGACACTCGGAGTATCTGATTCGGGTGTTGAAGGACGATTACGAGTTCGTCCCGCGTGACCTCGCGCTCGACGTCCGACTGGCGCACGGGGTACGAAAGCAAATGATTTTTGCGCTCATCGCGGAGAACGAACGAATAGACACTTGGCTGTCGGTGACACGACTTACACCATGA
- a CDS encoding non-histone chromosomal MC1 family protein has protein sequence MVRDDGKRNFALRQSDGDESSVFSGNTPRQAALKAARRLDPGSSEDAADKVELRLREKGTDKVHIYEGWAWHEEAPDDKPDWMPTEITEANVSKQGIEHLDE, from the coding sequence ATGGTACGTGACGATGGTAAGCGGAACTTTGCACTGCGCCAATCGGATGGAGATGAATCGAGTGTCTTTTCGGGGAACACCCCTCGACAGGCTGCGCTCAAAGCAGCACGTCGACTCGACCCAGGTAGTTCCGAAGATGCGGCGGACAAAGTCGAACTCCGACTTCGAGAGAAGGGTACCGACAAAGTCCACATCTACGAGGGTTGGGCATGGCACGAGGAGGCCCCTGACGACAAACCAGACTGGATGCCGACCGAAATCACCGAGGCAAACGTCTCCAAACAGGGCATCGAGCACCTGGACGAGTGA
- a CDS encoding phenylalanine--tRNA ligase subunit alpha, producing the protein MKLPESQVAVLEAASANEEQTIAELAEKTGLKPETVTGAVFELEDEGLLSIDERTEESVSLTEEGEEYAEDGLPEIALYEAAIDAGADDDAVQMGQAIGGSGLGGPQVNIALSNYARKGYGSIDSGEITADPDANPDEDDEASALAALADGESVDDEDTLDQLESRGLIERSESTVRSVTLTEAGVTAMMEGIEAAETVGQLTPEMLTTGDWRDVEFAEYNVAADAERVDGGKVHILRQTANRVKDVLVGMGFEEMDGPHADADFWINDCLFMPQDHPARTHWDRFALSNPTEIGDLPEDLVDRVHSAHREGVGEHGEGYHSPWDEDFARAIALRGHTTSLSMRYLSGYAQGELEPPQRFFSVEKVYRNDTLDPTHLLEFFQIEGWVMAEDLSVRDLMGTFEEFYAQFGITDIQFKPHYNPYTEPSFELFGNHPETGELIEIGNSGMFRPEVLEPLGVECDVMAWGLALERLLMLMYGFEDIRDVHGTLCDLELLRDVEVIH; encoded by the coding sequence ATGAAACTACCAGAATCACAGGTCGCGGTGTTGGAAGCCGCGAGCGCGAACGAGGAACAGACGATAGCGGAACTCGCCGAGAAGACCGGTCTGAAACCGGAGACGGTGACGGGTGCGGTCTTCGAACTCGAAGACGAGGGATTGCTATCGATCGACGAACGAACCGAAGAATCCGTCTCGCTGACCGAGGAAGGCGAGGAGTACGCCGAGGACGGACTGCCGGAAATCGCCCTCTACGAGGCGGCCATCGACGCCGGGGCTGACGACGACGCCGTTCAGATGGGCCAAGCCATCGGGGGATCCGGACTCGGCGGTCCACAGGTGAACATCGCCCTCTCGAACTACGCTCGAAAGGGCTACGGGAGCATCGACAGCGGCGAAATCACGGCTGACCCCGACGCGAACCCGGACGAGGACGACGAAGCGAGCGCGCTCGCCGCGCTCGCGGATGGGGAATCTGTGGACGACGAGGACACGCTGGACCAGTTGGAAAGCCGCGGTCTGATCGAGCGCTCCGAATCGACGGTTCGCTCCGTGACGCTGACCGAGGCGGGAGTCACCGCGATGATGGAAGGTATCGAAGCGGCCGAGACGGTCGGCCAGCTAACACCGGAAATGCTCACGACCGGCGACTGGCGCGACGTGGAGTTCGCCGAGTACAACGTCGCGGCCGACGCCGAGCGAGTCGACGGCGGCAAGGTTCACATCCTGCGACAGACCGCGAACCGCGTCAAGGACGTGCTCGTCGGTATGGGCTTCGAGGAGATGGACGGCCCGCACGCGGACGCGGACTTCTGGATCAACGACTGTCTGTTCATGCCCCAGGACCACCCGGCGCGCACCCACTGGGACCGGTTCGCGCTGTCGAACCCCACCGAAATCGGGGATTTGCCGGAGGACCTCGTGGACCGCGTTCATAGCGCGCACCGCGAAGGCGTCGGCGAACACGGCGAGGGATATCACTCGCCGTGGGACGAGGACTTCGCGCGAGCCATCGCGCTTCGCGGGCACACCACTTCGCTGTCGATGCGGTACCTCTCGGGCTACGCGCAGGGCGAGTTGGAACCGCCACAGCGTTTCTTCAGCGTCGAAAAGGTGTATCGCAACGACACGCTCGACCCGACCCACCTGCTGGAGTTCTTCCAAATCGAGGGCTGGGTGATGGCCGAGGACCTCTCGGTTCGTGACCTGATGGGCACGTTCGAGGAGTTCTACGCCCAGTTCGGTATCACGGACATCCAGTTCAAGCCGCACTACAATCCGTACACGGAGCCGAGTTTCGAACTGTTCGGCAACCACCCGGAGACGGGCGAACTCATCGAAATCGGGAACAGCGGGATGTTCCGTCCCGAGGTGCTCGAACCCCTCGGCGTCGAGTGCGACGTGATGGCGTGGGGCCTCGCCCTGGAACGCCTGCTGATGTTGATGTACGGCTTCGAGGACATCCGCGACGTCCACGGGACGCTGTGTGACCTCGAACTGCTCCGCGACGTGGAGGTGATTCACTGA
- the ilvA gene encoding threonine ammonia-lyase — MLELEDVLAARERVAETARHTPLDYSHTFTRMTGAEVHLKLETFQRTGSFKIRGATNRIMTLSEAEKEAGVVTASAGNHAQGVALAATRSGVDAKIVMPKHAPISKVRATENYGAEAILYGEDYDEAAERAHEIEETEGRTYVHAFDDEKVMAGQGTIGLEIMDDLPEVETVVVPIGGGGLISGIATAIKGRNPDARVIGVQAEGASSVADSLQKGSVQTLDSVDTIADGIATRSVGQRTFDVIDARVDEVVTVSDSEIAVAVSYLLERGKTLVEGAGAVSLAAILGGKFDYTDDEVVVPVLSGGNIDMNLLTTVIVRGLVETGRYVKLKTVLKDRPGSLRKLLDVIADAQANIYAIQHDRTSRDIGMNATEVELDLETRGPEHVDNLLDSLRENGFDVEVLV; from the coding sequence ATGCTAGAGCTTGAAGACGTGTTGGCGGCGCGGGAGCGGGTGGCCGAGACGGCCCGGCATACACCGCTCGATTACTCTCACACTTTTACTCGGATGACGGGCGCGGAAGTTCACTTGAAGCTGGAGACGTTCCAGCGGACGGGGTCGTTCAAGATCCGCGGCGCGACCAACCGCATCATGACGCTTTCGGAGGCCGAAAAGGAAGCGGGCGTCGTCACGGCCAGCGCGGGTAACCACGCGCAGGGTGTCGCACTCGCAGCCACCCGAAGTGGCGTCGATGCGAAGATCGTCATGCCGAAACACGCTCCGATTTCGAAGGTGCGTGCGACGGAGAACTACGGCGCGGAGGCCATCCTCTACGGCGAGGACTACGACGAAGCCGCCGAGCGCGCCCACGAAATCGAGGAGACAGAGGGCCGAACCTACGTCCACGCCTTCGACGACGAGAAGGTAATGGCGGGGCAGGGGACCATCGGACTGGAGATCATGGACGACCTTCCCGAGGTCGAAACCGTCGTGGTCCCCATCGGTGGCGGAGGCCTCATCAGCGGCATCGCAACCGCCATCAAGGGACGGAACCCCGACGCTCGGGTCATCGGCGTGCAGGCCGAGGGCGCATCGAGCGTGGCCGACTCGCTCCAGAAGGGGAGCGTCCAGACGCTCGACAGCGTCGATACCATCGCGGACGGAATCGCCACCCGAAGCGTCGGCCAGCGGACGTTCGACGTGATAGACGCCCGCGTTGACGAGGTCGTCACCGTCTCGGATTCGGAAATCGCGGTGGCAGTCTCCTACCTGCTCGAACGCGGCAAGACGCTCGTGGAGGGTGCGGGTGCGGTGAGTCTCGCCGCGATCCTCGGAGGCAAATTCGACTACACGGACGACGAGGTGGTCGTCCCCGTCCTCAGCGGCGGTAACATCGACATGAACCTCCTCACGACCGTCATCGTGCGTGGACTCGTGGAAACCGGGCGCTACGTCAAACTCAAGACGGTACTCAAGGACCGGCCCGGTTCGCTGCGAAAACTCCTCGACGTCATCGCGGATGCACAGGCGAACATCTACGCCATCCAGCACGACCGCACCTCCCGCGATATCGGCATGAACGCGACGGAGGTCGAACTGGACCTCGAAACACGCGGCCCGGAGCACGTCGACAACCTCCTCGACTCCCTGCGAGAGAACGGGTTCGACGTGGAAGTGCTGGTCTGA